Sequence from the Candidatus Omnitrophota bacterium genome:
AAACTGTTAAACTGCCAAACTGATAAACTGTTAAACTGTTAAATTGCCAAACTGATAAACTGTTAAATTGTTAATATCCAGGAGGAAAATAATATGTTGTTAAACGATAAAGTAGCCTTGATTACCGGCGGAGGCCGGGGCATCGGCAGAGAAATTGCCATAGTTTTTGCTAAAGCCGGGGCAGACATTGTTATTTGTGATTTAAACGCAGACGATCTAGCCGAAACAACCGCTCAAATAGAGTCTTCAGGTAAAAAATCTCTGGGAATAAGCTGTGATGTTTCTAATCTTTCAGAAGTGGATAATATGGCCAAAAAAGCGCTTGACAAATTTAAAAAGATTGATATACTAATCAACAATGCCGGCGTCACCAGGGATAATTTGCTCCTGCGGATGTCAGAATCTGACTGGGATAAGGTGATGGCCGTTAACCTGAAAGGCACATTTAACTGCACCAAAATCATCTCAAGGTTAATGGTAAAACAAAGAAGCGGTAAGGTTATTAATATAGCTTCGATCATCGGCCTTATCGGTAATGCCGGTCAGGCAAATTACGCTGCTTCCAAGGCGGGCATAATCGGCTTTACGAAGTCAATAGCCCGGGAGGTAGCCGGCCGGGGAATTAATATAAACGCTATAGCCCCGGGCTTCATCCAGACAGATATGACCGCAAAGCTGTCTGAGGATGTAAAAGGTAAAATGCTTGCTCAAATTCCATTAGCCAGGTTTGGCAGTTCTACCGATGTAGCCAACTTAGCGTTGTTTTTGGCAAGCGGGTATTCAGCTTATTTAACCGGCCAGGTAATCCGGGTAGACGGCGGAATGGTAATGTAAGAAAGGAGAATATCTATGGCTGTTGATGAAAAAGTAAAAGCGATCATTGTTGAGCAATTAGGCGTTAAGTCCGAAGAGGTTAACATCAATTCTTCTTTTATTGACGACTTAGGTGCTGATTCCCTGGATACGGTCGAGTTAGTAATGGCCTTAGAAGAGGAATTTGGAATCGAGATACCCGACGAGGATGCTGAGAAGATAACCACGGTCGGGCAGGCTGTTAAATATATAGAAGAAAAAATAAATAAGTAACTATGCCCGAGCAAAGAGTTGTTATCACAGGCCTGGGTGTAATTTCACCTGTTGGGAATAAAAAAGAGCAGTTCTGGGGTAATATCCGCAAAGGAAGCAACGGGATTGGCCGCATTACTCAATTAGACCCTGCTCCTTTTGATTCTAAGATGGCCGGCGAAGTTAAAAATTTCGACCCTTCCGAATATATTTCCCCTAAAAAAGCAAAAAGAATGGCCAGGTTTGTGCAGTTTGCTGTTTCATCTGCCAGGATGGCAATAGAGGATTCTTCTCTTGAACTTGCCAAGGAAGACCGCTGTAAAATAGGAGTTTTGATCGGTTCGGGTATCGGCTCTTTATACACCATCGAAAAACAACACAACAGATTCTTAGCAAAGGGGCCTTCCAAGATATCGCCTTTTACTATTCCAATGCTCATTGTTAATATGGCTTCCGGCGAGGTGGCTATTTCTTTTGGGCTTAAAGGCCCGAATTTTTCAATAGTTACTGCCTGTGCTTCGGGGACTCATGCCATCGGCAGTGCTTTTAAGGTTGTTCAACGCGGCGATGCCGAGGTGATGCTTGCCGGGGGCAGTGAAAGTTGTATCACCACCATCGGTCTGGGTGCTTTTTGCGCAATGAAGGCTTTATCTACCAGAAATGACCAGCCGGCAAAAGCAAGTCGTCCTTTTGATAAAGACCGTGACGGGTTCATAATAGCCGAGGGTGCCGGGATGGTAATATTGGAAAGCCTGGAGCATGCCAAAGGCCGCAACGCTCCGATCTATGCAGAACTTAGCGGCTATGGAATGAGCTCCGATGCTTATCATATGACTGCTCCTGAACCGACAGGCGAAGGTGGAAGCCGGGCAATGAACGAAGCGCTTCGGGACGCAAAACTTAAGCCCCGCGATATTTCCTATATTAATGCCCACGGGACTTCCACGTTTCTTAATGACAAAGTAGAGACCCTGGCAGTAAAAAAGGTCTTTGGCGAGTTTAGCCGAAAGATTCCGATCAGCTCTACTAAGTCGATGACCGGCCATTTATTGGGCGCGGCCGGGGCAGTAGAGTTTATCGTTTGCTGTCTGTCAATCAGGGATAATATTATCAGCCCTACTATAAATTATGAAAACCAGGATCCGGATTGCGACCTTGATTATGTTCCGAATACAGCCAGAGAAACCGAAGTTAAGGCAGTTATGTCAAATTCTTTTGGTTTCGGAGGGCATAATGCAGTCCTGGTTGTTAAGGAATTTAACGAGTAATGCGCAATGCGTTTATTAACAGCCTTTCTGATAATTCTAACCGTATTCATACCTTCCCGGGGATTCTCAGATAATCAAGCTTCCCGTTATATCTTAGACAACGGACTGACCGTTATTATCAAGCCGGTTCCTGTTCATCCTGTCGTATCGGTAGTCTGTGTGGTTAAAGCGGGCAGCGCGACAGAAGGCAGGTTTAGCGGTTCGGGCATCTCTCATTTTATAGAACACCTGCTGTTTAAGGGAACCGCTAAAAGAGGGGTGGGCGAGATAGCCCGCCAGATTAAACAGAGCAGGGGGAAAATAAGCGCTTACACGACCCTTGACTATACCCGTTACGAAATAACCCTGCCTGCCGAACATTTGGGCCGGGCGCTGGATATCTTGAGCGACGTATTGGCAAATGCCTCTTTTGACTCCCGGGAAATGGAAAAAGAAAGAAATGTGATTTTAAATGAGATGCGGCGGGGTAATGATGACAATGACCGCTATCTCTCAAAACTCCTTTGGTCTACCGCGTTTAGAGAACACCCTTACCGTATGCCGGTAATCGGATATCAAGAGTTATTTCTTAAGCTGACCAGAGACGATATCTTAGAATATTACCGGCAGATGTATGTCCCTAATAATATCATTTTATCGGTTGTCGGCGGCATAGAGGCTGAACAGGTTCTTTTAAAGGTAAAAAAGGCGTTTAAATATCTGCAAAGAGGCAGAATCATGCCCTACGCTGTTGTTTGCGAACCTGTGCAAATGAGCAAAAGAGAAATTGTCGAGGGTAGAGACCAGGGCCTGGCGCATTTACTTATCGGCTTTCACGGCCCGGAGCTTAACTCACCTGACCTTTACGCGATGGATGTTGCGGCGATTATTTTAGGAGAAGGCAGGAGCTCAAGGTTATATACCCGGTTGAAAGAGAAGGAACAAATAGTGCATTCGATCAGCGCGTTCAGTTACACCCCCCGGGACCCGGGTATATTCGGAATAAAGGTTTTGCTTGACCGGGAAAAAATCCCTGAGGCAGTCACAGCCGTCGAAGAGGAATTAGCTGAAATCAAAAAAGGCGGTATAAACGATCAAGAGCTTGACAAAGCCAGAAAGATGGTTTTAGCCGATTATATCTTCAGCCTGCAGACCGCTGAAGCGCAGGCCGGGCAATTGGCGGTCAACCAGGCCTTAACCGGAGATTTTAATTTTTCAAAAAGATACATTGACGGAATAAACTCGGTCACCTTAGATGATATTAAAAGGTCGACGCTTAAGTATTTTAAACCCAATAACCTGACTCAGGCAATGCTTGTGCCCGGGACAAAAGAGCCGTCAAAAATGAACGGGCAGGAAAAGACAGTAGATTTGCCGATCAAAAAAATAATCCTTAATAACGGCCTGACGGTTTTACTGAAGGAAAATCATGCCACTCCCGCTGTTTCGATAAGGGCGGTGATAAAAGGAGGGGTAAGGCTTGAAGAGCAAGCCAGCAACGGTATTTCGCTTTTTACCGCTAAAATGCTCCTTAAGGGCACAAAGAAAAGATCAAGCGAAGACATATTCGAAGAACTGGCCTCGATCGGCGCAAAGGTATCTTCTTATAGCGGCAATAACAGCTTCGGTGTTTCGCTTGATGTCCTAAGCGGGGATTTAGAAACCGCAATAGACGTTTTAATGGATGCGTTCATTAATTCGGCATTCGATCAGCCGGCGATAGAAAAGGTAAGAGAAGAAATGACGGCCCGGATAGAAGAAAAAAAAGAAGACAGCTTTGATACTGCCCGGCAGGCGCTTAAATCCGGCTTATTCAAAACTCATCCCTATCAATTTGAAGTTACCGGCACAAGAGAGTCATTATCCAATATCGGGCGGGAGGATCTATTGGAATTTTATGACCGTTATGTCTTGGCCGGCAATATGGTTATCGCGGTATTCGGAGATATCGATCCGGAAGAGACCGAACGCATATTAACTAAAAAATCTAAAGGTTTAAAAAGAAAACCGGCAGATGAAATCAGCATTCCTGCCGAAAAAACTCGGACAAGGCAGGAAAGAATCGAAAAGTATATGGATAAGTCAGAGGCAACTGTCCTGGCCGGCTTCCATACAATAGCGATAGCCGATAACGACAGGTATGTTTTTGAGGTCATTACCGCTGTGCTTTCCGGCCAGGACGGCAGGTTGTTCAGGGTAATCAGAGAGGACCTTGGGCTTAGTTATGTAGTCGGTTCTTACCACGTGATGGGATTAGATCCCGGTTATTATGTTCTTCACTCAGCAAGCGAACCTAAAGAAATAGGCAGGGTAAGGGATCTCCTGATCAGCCAGATCGAATTATTAAGGACTGAACCGGTAGGCGCCGGTGAACTTAAGCGCGCTAAAAACGCATTGATCGGAAGCTGGATTATCAACCTTCAATCCAACGCTGCCCTGGCATTTTCTTCGGGGCTTGATGAATTGTACGGATTAGGTTATAATAACTACAAGCATTATCCCGAAAGGATCGGGAAAATAACGGCTGAAAATATTACCAGGACTGCTAACCGGTATCTCGACCCTGAAAAATCGGTTATCGTTACCATTACGGCGATGAATGAAAAATACACAGCAAAAGAAAAACAATATCTGCTCGATTTAGCAAGACGAACGATTTCTTCTTATTTAAAAGACGGCGCTATGCTCAAGATCGAAAAAAAAGAGGTGCCGGAGGATTTAAGGGAGAAAAGAGCCTGTTTTGTTACCCTGACTAAAAAGCAAGGCGGATTAAGAGGCTGTATGGGGTTATTTGGGGCCAGGACAGAACTCTATAAGAATGTTATGGATAGAGCCGTAGCAGCTGCTGTCCGGGACCCGCGGTTTCCCTGCCTGGCCTGCGATGAACTTAAAAAAGTCAGGATCGAAATAAGCGTTCTTACCCCGCCGGAAGAATTAAGCTTTGAGACACCCGAAGACCTGCTCGGGAAATTAAGGCCGGGCAAAGACGGCGTAGTCATATATACCCGGTACGGAGCTTCGACTTACCTGCCTCAGGTCTGGGAACAAATTCCGGATAAGGAAATGTTTTTGTCACATCTCTGCAGTAAGCAGGGCGCGCCTTCCGATTACTGGAGGACCAATTATAAAGATGTCAGGATCGAAATATATCAGGCTATTGTTTTTGGCGAAAAAATAGAAAAAACAGGAGAAGGCTTGTAGGAATGGAGATCTTAAGCTGGCTGGTAGATGTTGTTATTTTGATAATAGTTTTATATAATATTATTATAGGTTTTCGCAGGGGCCTGAGCGGATTTGCGCTTGATTTTTTGGTTTTAGGCCTGAGCCTGGGCCTGTCCTGGTTTTATTATCACCGGGCGGGAAACATCCTTTTCAGTTTGTTTATTTTTATTTCCGCGCTTGTATTATTAACGATTGTCAGGTATTTCCTTACCGGATTAGCCCGGAAAAAAGAGCGGAAGGAATCAAAATTTTCTGTTTTTAACCAGGCCGGGGGGGCATTTTTAGGATTTGTCCGGGGAGCGGTTATTCTCGCCGTGCTTTTTATATTAATTGAAATCATTCCGCTGGGCGCGCCCTTTGAGCGTAATTTTAAACAGACGATACAAACTTCGAGAAGTTATCGGGCTATTCAGGCTCTTGTTCCTTTAAATAAACTCACGTTTTTAGAAAAGATTCGGGCTGTCGGCGAACTTATCTATGATACAGAGGCGTTAGGGGAGTTAAAAAAGCAGGCGGGGTCAATAAATTTCTTTAGTGATAAAGGTTTTAAAATAATAATTGGCGGGCCGGAGACACAGGATTAATCGTCATTCTGCGGCTTGACCGCAGAATCCGGAAATGAAGATTGAAAGCTCAAACTCCTGGAGGAAGAAATGGAATATTTTTTAACTGAAGAACAGAAGATGATCAAGGATATCTGTAAAAAGATCGCTGAGGAAAAGATAAGGCCGGTGGCTGCCGAGCTTGATGAAAAAGAGGAGTTTCCCTGGGAGATAATGAAGGTTCTGGCCCAGAGTGACTTATTCAGGATATTCATTGAAGAAAAGTATGAAGGCATGGGCGGAGGAGTATTGGAACTTGCTTTAGCCACTGAAGAATTATCGCGGGCCTGCGGAGGAATAGCGGTTAGTTATGCCGGCAGTGCGCTGGGCGCCTATCCGATCACCCTTTTTGGGACAGACGAACAAAAGGAAAGATTTTTGCCTGACCTGGCCGGCGGAAAAAAATTAGCCGCCTTTGCGTTGACTGAGCCGGGCGCGGGTTCAGATGCTGCTGCTATCCGGACTACAGCCCAAAAGGACGGCGATGATTATATAATAAACGGGACAAAGCAGTGGATAACCAACGGGGGAGAGGCAGAGATTTACGTGGTCTTTGCAGTGACTGATAAAGCTAAGGGGCCGCGCGGCAGCAGCGCTTTTATAGTAGAAAAAGGCACTCCGGGGTTTGAGTTTGGAAAAAAAGAGAAAAAATTAGGAATCAGGTCCTCGGCTACCCGGGAATTGTCTTTTACCGACTGCAAGGTCAG
This genomic interval carries:
- the fabF gene encoding beta-ketoacyl-ACP synthase II; the protein is MPEQRVVITGLGVISPVGNKKEQFWGNIRKGSNGIGRITQLDPAPFDSKMAGEVKNFDPSEYISPKKAKRMARFVQFAVSSARMAIEDSSLELAKEDRCKIGVLIGSGIGSLYTIEKQHNRFLAKGPSKISPFTIPMLIVNMASGEVAISFGLKGPNFSIVTACASGTHAIGSAFKVVQRGDAEVMLAGGSESCITTIGLGAFCAMKALSTRNDQPAKASRPFDKDRDGFIIAEGAGMVILESLEHAKGRNAPIYAELSGYGMSSDAYHMTAPEPTGEGGSRAMNEALRDAKLKPRDISYINAHGTSTFLNDKVETLAVKKVFGEFSRKIPISSTKSMTGHLLGAAGAVEFIVCCLSIRDNIISPTINYENQDPDCDLDYVPNTARETEVKAVMSNSFGFGGHNAVLVVKEFNE
- the acpP gene encoding acyl carrier protein, with protein sequence MAVDEKVKAIIVEQLGVKSEEVNINSSFIDDLGADSLDTVELVMALEEEFGIEIPDEDAEKITTVGQAVKYIEEKINK
- the fabG gene encoding 3-oxoacyl-[acyl-carrier-protein] reductase → MLNDKVALITGGGRGIGREIAIVFAKAGADIVICDLNADDLAETTAQIESSGKKSLGISCDVSNLSEVDNMAKKALDKFKKIDILINNAGVTRDNLLLRMSESDWDKVMAVNLKGTFNCTKIISRLMVKQRSGKVINIASIIGLIGNAGQANYAASKAGIIGFTKSIAREVAGRGININAIAPGFIQTDMTAKLSEDVKGKMLAQIPLARFGSSTDVANLALFLASGYSAYLTGQVIRVDGGMVM
- a CDS encoding acyl-CoA dehydrogenase family protein, with translation MEYFLTEEQKMIKDICKKIAEEKIRPVAAELDEKEEFPWEIMKVLAQSDLFRIFIEEKYEGMGGGVLELALATEELSRACGGIAVSYAGSALGAYPITLFGTDEQKERFLPDLAGGKKLAAFALTEPGAGSDAAAIRTTAQKDGDDYIINGTKQWITNGGEAEIYVVFAVTDKAKGPRGSSAFIVEKGTPGFEFGKKEKKLGIRSSATRELSFTDCKVSRQNLLGREGTGFVIALQTFDKSRPGIAAQAVGIAQGVLDLTVEYARERRQFGKSISSFQGIQFMLADMATQIEAARALTYAAAREIDAGVKKISMDSAMSKLFASDVAMKVAVDCVQIFGGYGYMKDYPIEKYMRDAKITQIYEGTNQIQRNIIASHLIKEAVKR
- a CDS encoding CvpA family protein — translated: MEILSWLVDVVILIIVLYNIIIGFRRGLSGFALDFLVLGLSLGLSWFYYHRAGNILFSLFIFISALVLLTIVRYFLTGLARKKERKESKFSVFNQAGGAFLGFVRGAVILAVLFILIEIIPLGAPFERNFKQTIQTSRSYRAIQALVPLNKLTFLEKIRAVGELIYDTEALGELKKQAGSINFFSDKGFKIIIGGPETQD
- the amrA gene encoding AmmeMemoRadiSam system protein A is translated as MRLLTAFLIILTVFIPSRGFSDNQASRYILDNGLTVIIKPVPVHPVVSVVCVVKAGSATEGRFSGSGISHFIEHLLFKGTAKRGVGEIARQIKQSRGKISAYTTLDYTRYEITLPAEHLGRALDILSDVLANASFDSREMEKERNVILNEMRRGNDDNDRYLSKLLWSTAFREHPYRMPVIGYQELFLKLTRDDILEYYRQMYVPNNIILSVVGGIEAEQVLLKVKKAFKYLQRGRIMPYAVVCEPVQMSKREIVEGRDQGLAHLLIGFHGPELNSPDLYAMDVAAIILGEGRSSRLYTRLKEKEQIVHSISAFSYTPRDPGIFGIKVLLDREKIPEAVTAVEEELAEIKKGGINDQELDKARKMVLADYIFSLQTAEAQAGQLAVNQALTGDFNFSKRYIDGINSVTLDDIKRSTLKYFKPNNLTQAMLVPGTKEPSKMNGQEKTVDLPIKKIILNNGLTVLLKENHATPAVSIRAVIKGGVRLEEQASNGISLFTAKMLLKGTKKRSSEDIFEELASIGAKVSSYSGNNSFGVSLDVLSGDLETAIDVLMDAFINSAFDQPAIEKVREEMTARIEEKKEDSFDTARQALKSGLFKTHPYQFEVTGTRESLSNIGREDLLEFYDRYVLAGNMVIAVFGDIDPEETERILTKKSKGLKRKPADEISIPAEKTRTRQERIEKYMDKSEATVLAGFHTIAIADNDRYVFEVITAVLSGQDGRLFRVIREDLGLSYVVGSYHVMGLDPGYYVLHSASEPKEIGRVRDLLISQIELLRTEPVGAGELKRAKNALIGSWIINLQSNAALAFSSGLDELYGLGYNNYKHYPERIGKITAENITRTANRYLDPEKSVIVTITAMNEKYTAKEKQYLLDLARRTISSYLKDGAMLKIEKKEVPEDLREKRACFVTLTKKQGGLRGCMGLFGARTELYKNVMDRAVAAAVRDPRFPCLACDELKKVRIEISVLTPPEELSFETPEDLLGKLRPGKDGVVIYTRYGASTYLPQVWEQIPDKEMFLSHLCSKQGAPSDYWRTNYKDVRIEIYQAIVFGEKIEKTGEGL